In Acidobacteriota bacterium, one DNA window encodes the following:
- a CDS encoding choice-of-anchor D domain-containing protein: MNENWGQVGLAVAFVLSLLAATVMAQTPKRNPYPGGDRPSERAQWFMRTRRSRDAISPAAHRYEAVAEARRLPVLRPRLRSPVAGATMGAYGLPGLGSDWTELGPRPETDPFWGNVAGRLTAIAVDLGKDSSGNTVYLGGADGGLWLSTNALGANPTFTPIGDSLPSLSIGSIALDDSTTPTTIYVGTGEANYSGDSYYGDGVFKSTDGGQTWMTGSGVDFLGSAVSSLLVDPTNPQVLIAGIGYSGAATRDATASSPILGIVRSDDGGATWLQVYSAFWVSDVIYDPADQDYYAATLDGQFERSTDRGQTWADLPDPYAPDTYAGRTSLAVRGTTLFALVADSDGKPLSASDCAGCTGLMESGDEGQTWTSLNLPDGLFYNGAGHQGWYDQYIAAPAGTTELIVGGIDVWVGTASSGNTLTWTNLTNSYTTGSVHPDQHAVWCLSPQSWIIANDGGAWSTTDAGTDWANLNATLGTIQFESISTVPGAPGSVFGGSQDNGTALATASSGTTWSEVWGGDGGYTAANPADPSQLFTENYDVSLQRSDDGGANWQPVVTDTTITEGTQFYVPYVLNPADSSNIYLLTSDTVWRGPAVPPSTGAGWAAISADLVASPVYLNALAAAPNAAGVVYVGASDGSLTVSSDADATSTQPVWTQMQPGDNGLGPVSAVAVSPRSAQTVYWGLGYLGASAYLFKSADGGKTAVNIAGDLPGVPINAILIDPYAPENIYVATDVGVFLATDGGTANEQWLSVGDNLPAAAVLSLAFAVDANANPILLAGTHGRGAWSIPAATLDTAEAVVSTSGLVFKPQAIAASGTAQSVTLRNVGGAALTLAGITTSGDFSQTNNCGTSLAVGATCSISVTFTPTAMGLRKGALTVADTAAIPAQTVALSGMGLSINPVATLSTTSLTFASEYIGSSGPTQTVTLTNSGAHALAITNVTTSGDFSQTNTCGSSVAGGATCAITVSFMPTASGSRTGTLTFTDNAADSPQSVSLSGTGTLASAATLSPASLSFAAQVVGQASMAQTVTLTNSGDLTLTIASIAASGDFAETNTCGSSVVASANCTVSITFEPTATGNRTGTLTFTDNAPNSPQVVSLLGKGLSLNPVATLSATSLTFASQAVGTDSTMREVTLTNSGQNDLVITSVTTSGDFSEANACGSSVAGGANCVIFITFKPTATGNRTGALAITDNSAGSPQSVALSGTGTPAPPAASLSPVSLNFSSQEIEQVSAAQAITLTNSGGSALIITGIATAGDFAETNTCGSSVAAAANCTISVTFKPTAGGNRFGTLTFTDNASDSPQAVPLFGPGLQVNPVATFSPTSLTFASQVVGSVSPAHVIVLSNGGASALAITSISASGDFFETNYCGSSVVGGGACIISVTFKPTTTGNRAGSLTVADNAADSPQSISLAGTGKSATPAVTLSPASLTFARQTVGQAGIAQTVTLTNSGGSALAITSITASGDFTQTNTCGSSVAAGA; this comes from the coding sequence ATGAACGAAAATTGGGGACAGGTCGGTTTAGCGGTTGCCTTTGTACTGTCACTTTTGGCGGCGACAGTGATGGCACAGACGCCGAAGCGCAATCCGTATCCAGGCGGAGATCGCCCTTCCGAGCGGGCACAATGGTTCATGCGGACGCGGCGCTCACGCGACGCTATTTCGCCGGCGGCGCACCGTTACGAAGCCGTAGCGGAAGCCCGGCGCCTGCCAGTGCTGCGACCCCGGCTGCGCAGTCCTGTGGCAGGGGCGACCATGGGGGCCTATGGCCTGCCAGGACTGGGCAGTGACTGGACGGAATTGGGCCCGCGCCCGGAGACAGATCCATTTTGGGGCAACGTCGCCGGGCGGCTGACGGCCATCGCCGTTGATCTGGGCAAGGATTCATCCGGCAATACGGTCTACCTCGGCGGGGCCGACGGAGGCTTATGGTTGTCGACCAACGCGCTCGGTGCCAACCCTACATTCACGCCGATCGGTGACAGCCTGCCCAGCCTATCGATCGGCAGCATCGCCCTCGACGATTCAACCACCCCAACAACGATCTATGTGGGCACGGGCGAGGCCAACTATAGCGGAGACAGCTACTACGGTGACGGGGTTTTTAAGTCCACCGATGGCGGCCAGACGTGGATGACGGGCTCGGGCGTGGACTTTCTGGGGAGTGCCGTATCGAGCCTGCTGGTCGATCCCACCAATCCGCAGGTCCTGATTGCGGGCATCGGTTATAGTGGCGCAGCCACCAGGGATGCCACTGCTTCCAGCCCAATTCTTGGTATCGTGCGATCGGACGATGGCGGCGCGACCTGGTTACAGGTGTACAGCGCCTTCTGGGTATCCGATGTGATCTACGACCCAGCCGATCAGGACTACTATGCCGCAACGCTCGATGGACAATTCGAGCGTTCGACCGACCGGGGCCAGACGTGGGCGGATTTGCCGGATCCGTACGCACCGGACACCTACGCAGGCCGCACCTCGCTGGCGGTTCGCGGCACGACGCTGTTCGCACTGGTTGCCGATTCCGATGGCAAGCCGCTGAGTGCGAGTGATTGCGCCGGCTGCACCGGACTCATGGAGTCCGGCGACGAGGGCCAGACCTGGACCTCGCTCAATCTCCCGGACGGGTTGTTCTACAACGGCGCAGGGCACCAGGGTTGGTATGACCAGTACATTGCGGCGCCGGCCGGCACCACGGAGCTCATCGTGGGTGGCATCGACGTGTGGGTGGGTACCGCCTCTTCGGGGAACACCCTCACCTGGACCAACCTCACCAACTCCTACACAACCGGTTCTGTGCATCCGGACCAGCACGCCGTCTGGTGCCTGTCGCCACAGTCCTGGATCATCGCCAATGACGGCGGCGCATGGAGCACGACCGATGCTGGCACCGATTGGGCGAACCTCAACGCCACACTGGGAACGATTCAGTTCGAGAGCATCAGCACGGTTCCAGGCGCGCCGGGTTCCGTCTTTGGCGGCTCGCAGGACAACGGCACGGCGCTGGCGACCGCAAGCAGCGGCACGACGTGGAGCGAGGTCTGGGGTGGTGACGGCGGCTACACGGCGGCGAACCCAGCCGATCCCAGCCAGCTTTTCACCGAAAACTACGACGTGTCTCTGCAGCGTTCCGACGACGGCGGCGCCAATTGGCAGCCGGTTGTGACCGATACCACCATCACCGAAGGCACTCAGTTTTATGTCCCCTACGTTCTGAACCCAGCAGATTCAAGCAACATTTACCTGCTCACCAGCGACACCGTCTGGAGAGGACCGGCTGTACCTCCATCGACCGGCGCGGGTTGGGCGGCTATCAGCGCTGACCTGGTTGCCTCGCCTGTTTATCTGAATGCGCTGGCAGCAGCCCCCAACGCCGCCGGCGTGGTCTATGTGGGGGCCTCCGACGGCTCGCTGACCGTCAGCAGCGATGCCGATGCCACTTCCACCCAGCCCGTGTGGACGCAGATGCAGCCAGGCGATAACGGGCTGGGGCCGGTTTCGGCCGTTGCCGTCAGCCCGCGGAGCGCCCAAACGGTTTACTGGGGCCTGGGATATCTGGGAGCGAGCGCCTACCTGTTCAAAAGCGCCGATGGGGGGAAAACGGCGGTCAACATTGCTGGTGATCTGCCCGGGGTTCCAATCAACGCCATCCTGATCGACCCGTACGCACCGGAGAACATATACGTTGCCACCGACGTGGGCGTTTTTCTGGCGACGGATGGCGGAACAGCCAACGAACAATGGCTGAGCGTCGGTGACAATCTCCCTGCTGCTGCTGTGCTCAGCCTCGCGTTCGCGGTCGACGCAAACGCTAATCCCATTTTGCTGGCGGGTACGCATGGCCGCGGAGCCTGGAGCATTCCCGCCGCCACGCTAGACACGGCGGAAGCCGTCGTCTCGACCTCTGGGCTAGTTTTCAAGCCGCAGGCGATTGCCGCATCCGGCACAGCACAGTCGGTAACGTTGAGAAATGTCGGTGGCGCTGCACTCACCCTCGCCGGCATCACTACCTCCGGGGACTTCTCTCAAACCAACAACTGCGGCACCAGTCTTGCCGTCGGCGCTACTTGCTCCATTTCCGTCACCTTTACGCCTACCGCAATGGGCCTTCGCAAAGGCGCGCTCACAGTGGCCGACACCGCGGCGATCCCGGCCCAGACCGTGGCGCTATCGGGCATGGGCTTGTCGATTAATCCTGTGGCGACACTCTCAACCACCTCGCTCACCTTCGCCAGCGAGTATATTGGCTCCTCTGGCCCAACGCAAACGGTTACGCTCACCAACAGCGGTGCCCACGCTCTTGCCATCACAAACGTCACCACTTCCGGCGACTTCTCCCAGACCAACACCTGCGGTAGCAGCGTGGCTGGTGGGGCCACCTGTGCCATCACGGTCAGCTTTATGCCGACAGCTTCGGGCAGCCGGACCGGCACGCTCACCTTCACTGACAATGCCGCCGATTCGCCACAGTCGGTATCGCTCTCGGGTACGGGAACGCTTGCTTCTGCAGCCACGCTTTCGCCGGCTTCCCTGAGCTTCGCCGCTCAGGTGGTCGGACAAGCAAGCATGGCACAGACCGTTACGCTGACCAACTCCGGTGACCTGACACTCACTATTGCCAGCATTGCCGCCTCGGGCGACTTCGCCGAGACCAACACCTGCGGCAGCAGCGTGGTGGCCTCAGCTAACTGCACAGTATCGATCACCTTCGAACCCACGGCCACAGGGAATAGAACCGGCACGCTCACCTTTACCGACAATGCTCCCAATTCGCCGCAGGTGGTCTCTCTTTTGGGCAAGGGCTTGTCGCTAAATCCCGTAGCTACGCTCTCGGCCACTTCGCTCACTTTTGCGAGCCAAGCGGTCGGCACGGACAGCACCATGCGGGAGGTAACCCTCACCAACTCGGGCCAGAACGATCTTGTCATTACAAGCGTTACAACTTCGGGCGACTTCTCCGAGGCGAACGCCTGCGGCAGTAGCGTGGCAGGCGGCGCTAACTGCGTGATCTTCATTACCTTCAAACCCACGGCCACAGGTAATCGAACCGGCGCGCTCGCCATCACCGACAATTCTGCCGGCTCGCCACAGTCGGTTGCCCTCTCCGGCACCGGCACGCCTGCCCCTCCCGCAGCCTCGTTATCGCCCGTGTCGCTGAACTTCTCTAGTCAAGAGATCGAACAGGTCAGCGCGGCTCAGGCCATTACGCTGACCAACTCCGGCGGTTCGGCGCTCATCATCACCGGTATTGCCACAGCGGGCGACTTCGCCGAAACCAACACCTGCGGCAGCAGCGTAGCGGCCGCAGCCAACTGCACAATCTCCGTCACCTTCAAACCCACGGCAGGGGGCAACCGCTTCGGCACGCTCACCTTCACCGACAATGCCTCCGATTCACCGCAAGCAGTCCCTCTCTTTGGCCCGGGCCTGCAGGTAAATCCGGTAGCTACGTTCTCGCCCACATCGCTCACCTTCGCGAGCCAAGTTGTCGGCTCGGTCAGCCCCGCGCATGTGATCGTCCTCAGCAACGGCGGTGCGAGCGCTCTGGCCATTACCAGCATTTCCGCTTCGGGCGACTTCTTCGAGACCAACTACTGCGGCAGCAGCGTCGTAGGTGGGGGCGCTTGCATAATCTCGGTCACCTTCAAGCCCACGACGACAGGCAATCGAGCTGGCTCGCTTACCGTCGCCGATAATGCTGCTGATTCACCACAATCGATTTCCCTCGCCGGCACGGGCAAATCTGCCACCCCGGCGGTCACGCTGTCGCCAGCATCGCTGACCTTCGCCAGGCAAACGGTCGGACAGGCCGGCATAGCGCAGACTGTTACGCTGACCAACTCTGGCGGCTCGGCACTCGCCATCACCAGCATCACCGCCTCGGGCGACTTCACCCAGACCAACACCTGCGGCAGCAGCGTCGCCGCTGGGGCCAA